Proteins found in one Sorghum bicolor cultivar BTx623 chromosome 1, Sorghum_bicolor_NCBIv3, whole genome shotgun sequence genomic segment:
- the LOC8055630 gene encoding mediator of RNA polymerase II transcription subunit 31 has product MLTHTGPICVGLMSDFLSIGYPHCLFFLELLQNANFRNAMAHPTSKELAHRQQYFFWKNYRNNRVKHILPRPPPEPTPAPSQAPATLPLPASVPTPVAPPVPAPTSSMPPVVAGGASAMSPMQFVGTPSTNMPKNGMRNAMGNRKRKMG; this is encoded by the exons ATGCTAACACACACTGGCCCTATTTGTGTGGGCCTCATGAGCGATTTCCTATCAATAGG GTATCCACACTGCCTTTTCTTTCTTGAGCTCCTCCAAAATGCCAATTTCCGAAATGCAATGGCACATCCAACAAGCAAG GAGCTTGCTCATAGGCAGCAATATTTCTTCTGGAAAAACTACAGGAATAACAGAGTGAAGCACATCCTACCACGCCCTCCTCCTGAACCAACTCCTGCACCTTCACAAGCACCTGCTACATTGCCCCTACCAGCATCAGTGCCAACACCTGTAGCTCCACCTGTTCCAGCACCAACATCGTCTATGCCACCTGTGGTAGCAGGTGGTGCATCTGCAATGTCTCCTATGCAGTTTGTGGGAACTCCAAGCACTAATATGCCGAAGAATGGCATGAGAAATGCTATGGGCAACAGAAAAAGGAA GATGGGCTAG
- the LOC8058065 gene encoding RNA-binding KH domain-containing protein PEPPER yields MAEPSAAAVTAADVGALASLPPLVAEEADAAAMEEAAAAAKRWPGWPGDSVFRLVVPVLKVGSIIGRKGELIKRLVEETKARVRILEGPVGATERIVLVSGKEDPGLELPPAMDALMRVFKRVIGITDGAAEGTQAAATPGVCAARLLVPGAQAINLIGKQGATIKAIQESTGATIRVISVDERERPFYVTDDERIIEIQGDTEKVLKALQAVSNHLRKFLVDHSVLPLFEKTNTTVSQDRNGDGWSDMSHPSIGSAQVNQPPSVVDEYILPVKRESLYLEREPLVDHNIHRSGVSLYGRDPALSTLRPSGIHGAGPLLTQITQTMQIPLTYAEDIIGVKGANIAYIRANSGAVVTIQESLGSPDDITVEIKGTSSQVQAAQQLIQDSLAAHREPVRSSYVGAGLDSVYRSSYSQYGSSTYPSSSLPSYSSIDDVSRYPSSGLGGYGSSYRY; encoded by the exons ATGGCCGAAccatccgccgccgccgtcaccgCAGCTGACGTCGGGGCGCTGGCTTCGTTGCCCCCGCTGGTCGCCGAGGAGGCCGACGCCGCCGCGATGGAGGAGGCCGCGGCGGCCGCGAAGAGGTGGCCCGGGTGGCCCGGGGACAGCGTGTTCCGGCTGGTGGTGCCAGTGCTCAAGGTCGGAAGCATAATCGGGCGGAAGGGCGAGCTCATcaagcgcctcgtcgaggaGACCAAGGCCAGGGTCCGCATCCTCGAGGGCCCCGTCGGCGCCACCGAGCGTATC GTTTTGGTTTCTGGAAAAGAAGATCCAGGCTTGGAGCTACCTCCAGCCATGGATGCTCTCATGAGAGTTTTTAAGCGTGTAATTGGGATAACAGATGGAGCTGCTGAGGGCACTCAGGCCGCTGCTACTCCTGGTGTATGTGCTGCTCGATTGTTGGTTCCTGGAGCTCAGGCAATTAATCTAATTGGGAAGCAAGGTgccactatcaaagcaatccaGGAGAGCACGGGTGCTACAATACGGGTAATATCAGTAG ATGAACGGGAGCGACCATTCTATGTAACTGACGATGAAAGGATAATTGAGATACAGGGCGATACAGAGAAAGTTCTAAAAGCACTACAAGCAGTTTCTAACCATCTTCGGAAGTTTTTGGTTGACCATAGTGTACTTCCATTATTTGAAAAAACT AATACTACAGTGAGCCAAGATCGCAATGGTGATGGTTGGAGTGatatgtcacatccttcaattgGTTCTGCACAAGTGAATCAACCACCTTCTGTGGTAGATGAATATATTCTCCCAGTGAAGAGGGAATCTTTGTATCTTGAACGAGAACCTTTGGTAGATCATAACATTCATCGCTCAGGAGTATCACTTTATGGGCGGGATCCAGCCTTGTCAACACTACGACCCTCTGGAATACATGGTGCTGGCCCGCTACTTACGCAG ATAACCCAAACCATGCAAATCCCACTTACCTATGCTGAAGACATTATAGGAGTTAAAGGAGCAAACATTGCGTACATACGAGCTAATAGTGGGGCTGTTGTTACAATTCAGGAGAGTTTGGGTAGTCCTGATGATATTACTGTTGAAATAAAGGGGACATCCTCACAGGTACAAGCTGCACAGCAGCTCATCCAG GACTCGTTGGCTGCACACCGTGAACCTGTCAGGAGCAGTTATGTGGGAGCAGGATTAGATTCAGTGTATAGGTCCAGCTACTCACAATATGGCAGTTCCACCTATCCTTCGTCATCTCTGCCATCTTATTCTAGTATTGATGATGTTAGTAGATACCCGTCTTCAGGTCTTGGTGGCTATGGGTCGAGTTACCGGTACTAG
- the LOC8055631 gene encoding cyclin-P4-1, with the protein MTTGEGTTEAAAVPRVVSILSALLQRVAERNDAAAAEPEEGGAVVAAAAAAGRPVSAFQGLTKPAISIGGYLERIFRFASCSPSCYVVAYIYLDRFLRRRPALAVDSFNVHRLLITSVLTAVKFVDDICYNNAYFARVGGISLVEMNYLEVDFLFGIAFDLNVTPAAFASYCAVLQSEMAYLDTPPAPVVEAPRLHHHCYAAAAAGTSDHHHDDPAAAAVVAGAAPGCHRHSQTQLTV; encoded by the exons ATGACGACGGGGGAAGGGACGAcagaggcggcggcggtgccgcGGGTGGTCTCCATCCTGTCGGCGCTGCTGCAGCGGGTGGCGGAGCGCAACgacgccgccgcggcggagCCGGAGGAGGGCGgcgcggtggtggcggcggcggccgccgctgGCCGCCCGGTGTCGGCGTTCCAGGGGCTGACCAAGCCGGCCATCTCCATCGGCGGCTACCTGGAGCGCATCTTCCGCTTCGCCAGCTGCAGCCCGTCCTGCTACGTCGTCGCCTACATCTACCTCGACCGATTCCTGCGCCGCCGCCCCGCGCTCGCCGTCGACTCCTTCAACGTCCACCGACTCCTCATCACCTCCGTCCTCACCGCCGTCAAGTTCGTCGACGACAT ATGCTACAACAACGCCTACTTCGCGCGGGTGGGCGGCATCAGCCTGGTGGAGATGAACTACCTGGAGGTGGACTTCCTCTTCGGCATCGCCTTCGACCTCAACGTCACGCCCGCCGCCTTCGCCTCCTACTGCGCCGTGCTCCAGAGCGAGATGGCCTACCTGGACACGCCGCCCGCGCCCGTCGTCGAGGCGCCCCGGCTGCACCACCACTgctacgccgccgccgccgccggcacgtCCGATCACCACCACGacgaccccgccgccgccgccgtggtcgCAGGAGCGGCGCCCGGCTGCCACCGTCACAGTCAGACGCAGCTCACCGTCTGA
- the LOC8055632 gene encoding uncharacterized protein LOC8055632, with product MGAAGAIRRAAASVVDRACAGARGFRRALARFAPRPSAFGPAADAEAAAVRAVRNLRTFRFHYAVLQWVLLLASLAPRHRASVVFLMAASKGLLVYGGLLRAFPNSALLRRLLDRRLVAAVFVALVLADIVAAGAVANLLAALAAGVPVVVLHASFRVRDDLEGPSQDAAAENGKEDEASAVVEKKEDGDVEAGPTRRSMAAAPRSPK from the coding sequence ATGGGTGCTGCCGGCGCGatccggcgggcggcggcgtcggTGGTGGACAGGGCGTGCGCGGGTGCGCGGGGCTTCCGCCGCGCGCTGGCGCGGTTCGCGCCGCGGCCGTCGGCGTTCGGCCCCGCCGCCGACGcggaggccgcggcggtgcGCGCCGTGCGGAACCTCCGGACCTTCCGGTTCCACTACGCCGTCCTGCAGTGGGTGCTCCTGCTCGCCTCCCTGGCGCCGCGGCACCGGGCCTCCGTCGTCTTCCTCATGGCGGCGTCCAAGGGCCTCCTCGTCTACGGGGGCCTCCTCAGGGCGTTCCCCAACTCGGCGCTGCTCCGGAGGCTCCTCGACCGCCGCCTCGTCGCGGCCGTCTTCGTCGCGCTCGTGCTCGCGGACATCGTCGCCGCGGGCGCCGTCGCCAACCTCCTGGCCGCGCTCGCCGCGGGCGTCCCGGTCGTCGTCCTCCACGCGTCCTTCCGCGTCCGGGACGACCTCGAGGGGCCCTCGCAGGACGCGGCAGCCGAGAACGGCAAGGAAGACGAGGCGTCCGCGGTCGTTGAGAAGAAGGAGGACGGCGACGTTGAGGCGGGGCCGACGCGGCGGTCCATGGCGGCGGCACCAAGATCGCCCAAATGA
- the LOC8058066 gene encoding nucleoside diphosphate kinase 1, giving the protein MESTFIMIKPDGVQRGLIGEIISRFEKKGFYLKALKLVNVERSFAEKHYADLSSKPFFQGLVDYIISGPVVAMVWEGKSVVTTGRKIIGATNPLASEPGTIRGDFAVDIGRNVIHGSDSIESANKEIALWFPEGLADWQSSQHPWIYEK; this is encoded by the exons ATGGAGAGCACCTTCATCATGATCAAGCCTGACGGCGTCCAGAGGGGCCTC ATTGGTGAGATCATCAGCCGTTTCGAGAAGAAGGGCTTCTACCTCAAGG CCTTGAAGCTTGTGAACGTGGAGAGGTCGTTCGCCGAGAAGCACTACGCTGATCTGTCCTCCAAGCCCTTCTTCCAGGGCCTCGTGGACTACATCATCTCTGGCCCTGTGGTGGCCATGGTCTGGGAGGGCAAGAGCGTCGTCACAACTGGCCGCAAGATCATCGGCGCCACGAACCCCCTGGCTTCTGAGCCCGGCACCATCCGTGGTGACTTTGCTGTCGACATTGGCAG GAATGTCATTCATGGAAGCGACAGCATTGAGAGTGCTAACAAGGAGATTGCCCTGTGGTTCCCCGAGGGCCTTGCTGACTGGCAGAGCAGCCAGCACCCCTGGATCTACGAGAAGTAA
- the LOC8058067 gene encoding peptide methionine sulfoxide reductase A4, chloroplastic: MPPLLTSPASASSPLLLASRVGALHHRAAASVHFLAPRRKTRPSPTPGPAMSWLGKLGLSGLGGSPRASEASAALAQGPDEDQPAPGNEFAQFGAGCFWGVELAFQRVPGVTRTEVGYSQGNLHEPTYEDVCTGATNHNEVVRVQYDPAACKFDDLLDTFWARHDPTTPNRQGNDVGTQYRSGIYFYTPEQEKAARESLEKQQKLLNRTIVTEILPAKRFYRAEEYHQQYLEKGGRFGFRQSASKGCNDPIRCYG; encoded by the exons ATGCCTCCGCTGCTCACCTCacccgcctccgcctcctcccCTCTCCTCCTCGCCTCCCGCGTCGGCGCTCTCCACCACCGCGCCGCCGCCTCGGTCCACTTCCTCGCGCCGCGCAGGAAGACCCGCCCGAGCCCGACCCCGGGCCCCGCGATGAGCTGGCTTGGGAAGCTGGGCCTGAGCGGGCTGGGCGGCAGCCCGCGCGCGTCGGAGGCGTCGGCGGCGCTGGCGCAGGGGCCCGACGAGGACCAGCCCGCGCCCGGGAACGAGTTCGCGCAGTTCGGCGCCGGCTGCTTCTGGGGCGTGGAGCTCGCGTTCCAGCGCGTGCCGGGAGTCACGCGCACCGAGGTCGGCTACAGCCAGGGCAACCTCCACGAGCCGACCTACGAGGACGTCTGCACCGGCGCCACGAACCACAACGAGGTCGTCCGCGTGCAGTACGACCCCGCCGCCTGCAAGTTCGACGACCTCCTCGACACCTTCTGGGCGCGCCACGACCCCACCACGCCCAACCGACAG GGCAATGATGTTGGAACCCAGTATAGGTCAGGGATCTACTTCTACACCCCGGAGCAAGAGAAGGCGGCAAGAGAATCCCTGGAGAAGCAGCAGAAGCTTCTGAACCGGACAATCGTCACTGAGATTCTACCGGCGAAGAGGTTCTATAGAGCAGAAGAGTACCATCAGCAGTACCTGGAGAAGGGTGGCCGCTTCGGCTTCAGGCAGTCTGCATCCAAGGGCTGCAATGACCCCATCCGTTGCTACGGATGA
- the LOC8055633 gene encoding probable serine/threonine-protein kinase cdc7 isoform X1, which translates to MPSQSDPRASPSTMDSGGGSSAEMERAWHLLTVLIRLGRPAAPSELAAAAAPSISTRAVEQLCCLPRSPLWISDDGVVTPSETAVQAFLRFMGWDIPRPKVSLRPSEARRCLGKVSITYERKRQGSDARCFSAKRRRLLAADADLVEQTEHQSCQLVAQTCTTVATGEVHLEVMQKLQDRPPTLSTFLGEPSLGFSTGITLAPNIAKITMLGLQPKLYQPLRGDDGTVVGNMSLALVPTGFSDCPCSVNLPPLDAEKLKNINVEADSKSNKISESEQVSLLNCRVEDSDDLRKESVLPMVSHDVLVGESKYGADEDLNLVGKNHGSLINHNTKTTDSIEAFDMNLNQADALQYNSLNDGHHQNAPSCVQEKNPLGASTYAEVCTDKTTQNLLQPSMGNKAGSIAPQMNINVQSETLPQETTRQDGMNRKNLNIVSKNRDIRYLNHGEQSLNKVEVNVSKNGRDKLAVKQKEKCKKNEQTKEDKDHNAKTQKGHVAPKPLPVFKGFVIEEEEGSGGYGTVYRAQRTKDGKTFAIKCPHPNAHSHHVNNELKMLERFGGKSCVIKYECSLKSGDLDCFVLEHVEHDRPEILKKDITLLELQWYGHCLFRALASLHKEGVVHRDVKPGNFLFCRKLKRGYLIDFNLANDLHQKFLKNCKSDATSSGKDTTSQALSTIAPVVHVKEPAADSKQPLPLKRKRSNRSPVDSARAPKIDNKSRHGNQAADVSGVTSAKDPTSTKTSLDRLKQPMPYKGRKELMNFLHETMQSPKKSTMPTPVSQRKRVAAPFGSVDRKLFILTPMPLRSGGSAVAGSGMFNNKGHGKHRREGPCVGTKGFRAPEVLLRSFHQGCKVDVWSAGVTLLYLIIGRTPFGGDPEQNIKEIAKLKGSEELWEVAKLHSCESSYPSDLFDVKFPLCPVNLREWCAANTRRPDLLEMIPTSFFNLVDKCLAVNPRCRLSSEDALRHEFFAPCHDSFRKPRMLRRSAGSDAACSSSHQNTALTAKQS; encoded by the exons ATGCCTAGTCAATCAGATCCCCGCGCCTCGCCCTCTACGATGGACTCCGGCGGGGGTTCCTCGGCGGAGATGGAGCGGGCCTGGCACCTCCTCACCGTGCTCATCCGCCTCGGCCGCCCCGCCGCCCCCTCGGaactcgccgccgccgcagcgccCTCCATCTCGACGCGCGCCGTCGAGCAGCTGTGTTGCTTACCTAGGTCGCCACTATGGATCTCTGACGACGGCGTCGTGACGCCCTCCGAGACGGCCGTCCAGGCGTTTCTGAGGTTCATGGGATGGGATATCCCGAGGCCTAAGGTGAGCCTGAGACCTTCGGAGGCGAGGCGGTGCTTGGGGAAGGTGTCGATTACGTATGAGCGTAAGCGGCAAGGGTCGGATGCAAGGTGCTTCAGCGCGAAGAGGCGCCGACTACTGGCAGCGGACGCAG ATTTGGTGGAGCAAACGGAGCATCAGTCGTGTCAGCTGGTTGCGCAGACCTGTACAACGGTTGCTACTGGAGAG GTACATTTGGAGGTTATGCAAAAGTTGCAGGATAGGCCTCCCACTCTCAGCACATTTCTCGGTGAACCTTCCTTGGGGTTCTCAACTGGGATTACTCTTGCTCCCAATATTGCTAAAATTACCATGCTTGGTCTTCAGCCCAAACTTTACCAGCCTCttagaggtgatgatggcacagTTGTTGGGAACATGTCTTTAGCACTGGTGCCAACAGGTTTTTCAGATTGCCCTTGTTCTGTCAATCTTCCTCCACTGGATGCTGAGAAATTGAAAAACATCAATGTGGAAGCTGATAGTAAAAGTAACAAGATTAGTGAATCTGAACAAGTTTCCTTACTTAACTGTAGAGTAGAGGATAGTGATGATCTACGAAAAGAGTCTGTCCTTCCCATGGTCAGTCATGATGTTTTAGTTGGAGAAAGCAAATATGGGGCTGATGAAGACCTAAATCTTGTTGGCAAAAATCATGGCAGTCTGATTAATCATAATACAAAAACAACTGATAGTATTGAAGCATTTGATATGAATCTCAACCAAGCAGATGCTCTACAATACAATTCCCTAAATGATGGGCATCATCAGAATGCCCCAAGTTGTGTTCAGGAAAAGAATCCACTTGGTGCTAGTACATATGCAGAAGTTTGCACGGATAAGACAACGCAAAATTTGTTACAGCCTTCTATGGGCAACAAAGCTGGATCTATAGCACCTCAAATGAACATAAATGTTCAATCTGAAACATTACCGCAAGAAACTACAAGGCAAGATGGCATGAACAGGAAGAACCTGAATATTGTTTCTAAAAATAGAGACATCAGATATCTAAATCATGGAGAGCAGTCCTTGAACAAGGTGGAGGTCAATGTATCTAAGAATGGGCGGGATAAATTGGCTGTGAAGCAAAAGGAGAAGTGCAAGAAAAATGAACAGACAAAAGAAGATAAGGACCACAATGCAAAGACTCAAAAG GGTCATGTAGCACCAAAACCACTTCCTGTCTTCAAGGGTTTTGTCATAGAAGAGGAGGAAGGGTCTG GAGGTTATGGGACTGTTTATAGGGCTCAAAGGACAAAAGATGGAAAGACATTCGCTATAAAAT GTCCTCACCCAAATGCTCATTCGCACCATGTTAACAATGAACTAAAGATGCTGGAGCGTTTTGG AGGCAAAAGTTGTGTGATTAAATATGAATGCTCTTTGAAAAGCGGTGACCTAGACTGTTTTGTTCTAGAACATGTTGAGCATGACAGACCAGag ATTCTGAAAAAGGACATAACCTTGCTTGAGCTGCAGTGGTATGGGCACTGTCTTTTCAGAGCTCTTGCAAGCTTACATAAAGAG GGGGTAGTGCATAGAGATGTCAAACCTGGAAACTTCCTTTTCTGTCGCAAACTGAAGAGGGGGTATCTTATTGACTTTAACCTGGCAAAT GATCTCCACCAAAAGTTCTTGAAGAACT gCAAATCTGATGCAACTTCAAGTGGGAAGGATACCACATCTCAAGCTCTATCAACTATTGCCCCCGTAGTTCATGTCAAAGAACCAGCTGCTGATTCAAAGCAACCCCTTCCTTTGAAGAGGAAAAGATCTAATAGAAGCCCAGTGGATAGTGCACGTGCGCCTAAGATTGACAATAAAAGTAGGCATGGTAACCAAGCTGCAGATGTATCTGGTGTAACATCTGCGAAGGATCCTACAAGCACTAAAACATCATTAGATAGGTTAAAGCAGCCAATGCCTTACAAAGGGCGAAAAGAACTAATGAACTTCTTACATGAGACCATGCAAAGTCCAAAGAAAAGTACTATGCCTACTCCTGTTTCCCAAAGGAAGAGGGTTGCTGCCCCTTTTGGTAGTGTGGATCGAAAGCTCTTTATACTGACGCCAATGCCCCTGCGGTCTGGTGGTAGTGCTGTTGCTGGTTCTGGCATGTTCAACAACAAAG GACATGGAAAACATCGAAGAGAAGGTCCATGTGTTGGAACTAAAGGATTCCGTGCTCCAGAG GTTCTCCTTAGGTCCTTCCACCAGGGTTGTAAAGTTGATGTCTGGTCGGCTGGAGTGACGctcttgtatttgataattggcAGAACACCTTTTGGCGGAGATCCTGAACA AAATATCAAGGAAATAGCGAAGCTGAAAGGCAGCGAAGAACTATGGGAAGTAGCGAAATTGCACAGCTGTGAATCTTCGTACCCATCC GATCTCTTTGACGTCAAATTTCCATTGTGCCCAGTGAATCTAAGGGAGTGGTGTGCAGCCAACACACGCAGGCCAGATTTACTCGAGATGATACCTACCTCCTTTTTTAATCTTGTGGACAAATGTTTGGCCGTCAACCCCAGGTGCAGGCTCTCATCAGAGGACGCGTTGAGGCATGAGTTCTTTGCTCCATGCCACGATAGCTTCAGGAAGCCCAGGATGCTGAGGAGATCAGCTGGTTCTGATGCTGCATGTTCATCGTCTCACCAGAACACAGCACTTACAGCAAAACAATCATAG
- the LOC8055633 gene encoding probable serine/threonine-protein kinase cdc7 isoform X2: MQKLQDRPPTLSTFLGEPSLGFSTGITLAPNIAKITMLGLQPKLYQPLRGDDGTVVGNMSLALVPTGFSDCPCSVNLPPLDAEKLKNINVEADSKSNKISESEQVSLLNCRVEDSDDLRKESVLPMVSHDVLVGESKYGADEDLNLVGKNHGSLINHNTKTTDSIEAFDMNLNQADALQYNSLNDGHHQNAPSCVQEKNPLGASTYAEVCTDKTTQNLLQPSMGNKAGSIAPQMNINVQSETLPQETTRQDGMNRKNLNIVSKNRDIRYLNHGEQSLNKVEVNVSKNGRDKLAVKQKEKCKKNEQTKEDKDHNAKTQKGHVAPKPLPVFKGFVIEEEEGSGGYGTVYRAQRTKDGKTFAIKCPHPNAHSHHVNNELKMLERFGGKSCVIKYECSLKSGDLDCFVLEHVEHDRPEILKKDITLLELQWYGHCLFRALASLHKEGVVHRDVKPGNFLFCRKLKRGYLIDFNLANDLHQKFLKNCKSDATSSGKDTTSQALSTIAPVVHVKEPAADSKQPLPLKRKRSNRSPVDSARAPKIDNKSRHGNQAADVSGVTSAKDPTSTKTSLDRLKQPMPYKGRKELMNFLHETMQSPKKSTMPTPVSQRKRVAAPFGSVDRKLFILTPMPLRSGGSAVAGSGMFNNKGHGKHRREGPCVGTKGFRAPEVLLRSFHQGCKVDVWSAGVTLLYLIIGRTPFGGDPEQNIKEIAKLKGSEELWEVAKLHSCESSYPSDLFDVKFPLCPVNLREWCAANTRRPDLLEMIPTSFFNLVDKCLAVNPRCRLSSEDALRHEFFAPCHDSFRKPRMLRRSAGSDAACSSSHQNTALTAKQS; encoded by the exons ATGCAAAAGTTGCAGGATAGGCCTCCCACTCTCAGCACATTTCTCGGTGAACCTTCCTTGGGGTTCTCAACTGGGATTACTCTTGCTCCCAATATTGCTAAAATTACCATGCTTGGTCTTCAGCCCAAACTTTACCAGCCTCttagaggtgatgatggcacagTTGTTGGGAACATGTCTTTAGCACTGGTGCCAACAGGTTTTTCAGATTGCCCTTGTTCTGTCAATCTTCCTCCACTGGATGCTGAGAAATTGAAAAACATCAATGTGGAAGCTGATAGTAAAAGTAACAAGATTAGTGAATCTGAACAAGTTTCCTTACTTAACTGTAGAGTAGAGGATAGTGATGATCTACGAAAAGAGTCTGTCCTTCCCATGGTCAGTCATGATGTTTTAGTTGGAGAAAGCAAATATGGGGCTGATGAAGACCTAAATCTTGTTGGCAAAAATCATGGCAGTCTGATTAATCATAATACAAAAACAACTGATAGTATTGAAGCATTTGATATGAATCTCAACCAAGCAGATGCTCTACAATACAATTCCCTAAATGATGGGCATCATCAGAATGCCCCAAGTTGTGTTCAGGAAAAGAATCCACTTGGTGCTAGTACATATGCAGAAGTTTGCACGGATAAGACAACGCAAAATTTGTTACAGCCTTCTATGGGCAACAAAGCTGGATCTATAGCACCTCAAATGAACATAAATGTTCAATCTGAAACATTACCGCAAGAAACTACAAGGCAAGATGGCATGAACAGGAAGAACCTGAATATTGTTTCTAAAAATAGAGACATCAGATATCTAAATCATGGAGAGCAGTCCTTGAACAAGGTGGAGGTCAATGTATCTAAGAATGGGCGGGATAAATTGGCTGTGAAGCAAAAGGAGAAGTGCAAGAAAAATGAACAGACAAAAGAAGATAAGGACCACAATGCAAAGACTCAAAAG GGTCATGTAGCACCAAAACCACTTCCTGTCTTCAAGGGTTTTGTCATAGAAGAGGAGGAAGGGTCTG GAGGTTATGGGACTGTTTATAGGGCTCAAAGGACAAAAGATGGAAAGACATTCGCTATAAAAT GTCCTCACCCAAATGCTCATTCGCACCATGTTAACAATGAACTAAAGATGCTGGAGCGTTTTGG AGGCAAAAGTTGTGTGATTAAATATGAATGCTCTTTGAAAAGCGGTGACCTAGACTGTTTTGTTCTAGAACATGTTGAGCATGACAGACCAGag ATTCTGAAAAAGGACATAACCTTGCTTGAGCTGCAGTGGTATGGGCACTGTCTTTTCAGAGCTCTTGCAAGCTTACATAAAGAG GGGGTAGTGCATAGAGATGTCAAACCTGGAAACTTCCTTTTCTGTCGCAAACTGAAGAGGGGGTATCTTATTGACTTTAACCTGGCAAAT GATCTCCACCAAAAGTTCTTGAAGAACT gCAAATCTGATGCAACTTCAAGTGGGAAGGATACCACATCTCAAGCTCTATCAACTATTGCCCCCGTAGTTCATGTCAAAGAACCAGCTGCTGATTCAAAGCAACCCCTTCCTTTGAAGAGGAAAAGATCTAATAGAAGCCCAGTGGATAGTGCACGTGCGCCTAAGATTGACAATAAAAGTAGGCATGGTAACCAAGCTGCAGATGTATCTGGTGTAACATCTGCGAAGGATCCTACAAGCACTAAAACATCATTAGATAGGTTAAAGCAGCCAATGCCTTACAAAGGGCGAAAAGAACTAATGAACTTCTTACATGAGACCATGCAAAGTCCAAAGAAAAGTACTATGCCTACTCCTGTTTCCCAAAGGAAGAGGGTTGCTGCCCCTTTTGGTAGTGTGGATCGAAAGCTCTTTATACTGACGCCAATGCCCCTGCGGTCTGGTGGTAGTGCTGTTGCTGGTTCTGGCATGTTCAACAACAAAG GACATGGAAAACATCGAAGAGAAGGTCCATGTGTTGGAACTAAAGGATTCCGTGCTCCAGAG GTTCTCCTTAGGTCCTTCCACCAGGGTTGTAAAGTTGATGTCTGGTCGGCTGGAGTGACGctcttgtatttgataattggcAGAACACCTTTTGGCGGAGATCCTGAACA AAATATCAAGGAAATAGCGAAGCTGAAAGGCAGCGAAGAACTATGGGAAGTAGCGAAATTGCACAGCTGTGAATCTTCGTACCCATCC GATCTCTTTGACGTCAAATTTCCATTGTGCCCAGTGAATCTAAGGGAGTGGTGTGCAGCCAACACACGCAGGCCAGATTTACTCGAGATGATACCTACCTCCTTTTTTAATCTTGTGGACAAATGTTTGGCCGTCAACCCCAGGTGCAGGCTCTCATCAGAGGACGCGTTGAGGCATGAGTTCTTTGCTCCATGCCACGATAGCTTCAGGAAGCCCAGGATGCTGAGGAGATCAGCTGGTTCTGATGCTGCATGTTCATCGTCTCACCAGAACACAGCACTTACAGCAAAACAATCATAG